taggattacactcaagtggaccatgaagtttagtccgagaagtattggcgcgcaaagatacggcaacacgaggagcttgaaacaACGGTAAACTgcgccttgcaccttcaaggttaccacgcaactccctaacacggtaacagaccgggaccttgatgtcatagagattgtctgtttggcaggttgaatctggagtccacaccgcttcacagtgtctgggtggataaagctctgtgCCCCCGctatcaaacagacaataaatcacgtggtcatttacctggatattcatcatagatttgtcaagtctatgaggcttggcctggtccaggatgatcgacgccaccgttgtttcatgagcaccactgcaggcagctgaaatcgatgaggaggaccccagctggtcgttcgtggtcagtgttgaccaacatggccgctcccatgagtcgcacgtgggtgagggcgccaaactcagcaacccctggtggtcatactcctccgactccgtcgaccgtaatggtgtcgtcctggcctcgcacgtggacgaactcctcgatgacttcgacgacgaagacccgagctctgaagaatcgcaggccgcactgccgttcctgggtttagatcggcacacttttgaataatgcccttttttaccgcatgcggtgcacaacacagctttagcgggacaccgttgccgagtatgcttcgctcccccacagaaatagcaccgcgggccgcccggggctgctgccgccGTCTGGCCCGAGTGAGCGCACGCCATGATGCAGCAttttgaacccgagggacgaggagggattggcgactgctcctgccatgttgtctccatatggtcctccggatataaaactaagcttttggaggccgtctcgagcatctccgccagcgcgatggcctgggtaagattaaggttacccttctccaacagttcaagtcgaatgtacgacgatccgacccccgccacaaacgcatctcgggtgaaatcgttcatgctctgctcagccgacgcagctttgcagttacagcccctggctagctgtaggagctagtTCGCATaatcctccatcgtttcgccagactgccgtcgtcgagtggctaggaggtaacgagcgtgtatttcattgggtggtttgatataacgcttcttcacaAGCTCGAGGGCCTCAGTATAAAtcggtggccacacggatcgcgagttagacagtgtcgcttaccctcgcatggaggacccggagtctgtcatcatctgtggtgaccgctgcggaggctgccaggtagtcttcaaaacacttcagccagtggtcgaaggtgttagaagcgcccaccgcacgtggatctagtgtaaggcgttccggcttcaggatttgctccatactctctcttttattcttcgacgagagtttaacgacagcaaataaaattgatgcgctactcaaacacgaagcctgaagctcggtaaatgaaaggcttttatttactgtaatgaagcagccagtaattatatacactatcccagactgaaggggtcccggccagagcagggactcttatacctctcccaggaggcggaggccgactgggatgtgccacaacactacagtacaaaaggtgtaacaaccccaccctaaccccaacagctacaatagcacaacccaacagtaacatatggacatccttgtagtactggccagacctggctcagtactatccagtgggaaccaacgatggttcaccacactaaggttctataaagctgcaacatgacttgccaatttttaaactcaatgccctggcctatgaaggcaagcatgccgtatgccttcttgactttctccacctgcattgccactttcagtgaccagagtacctgtacacccagatccctttgcccatcaatgtttctgccatttactgtatatttcctatctgtattagatcttccaaaatgcattacctcacattcagcccatcaggcttgcactgacaacaatcccacccaggccctaaccccagaaccttgcatatttaccctgttacagtcaggggggccaagaggcaatttagcatggccagtcaaccaaaACCACAcgccattggactgtgggagaatgtgcaaactccacacacactctcacctgaggccagaattgaatctggcaccatgaggcacattgctaaccactgtgccaccatgctgcctgagtaaagtaaggggctgaggacacagctttctAAGGCACCAGTGTTGCAGTCTCTCCTTGTTGGCTTAATGGTAGGGCTGTGGGAGCCTTGTGAAACAGACAGGGGTGCCTGGGAGGATTAGGTGTGACATTGAaagttcattaaaaaaaaatcacaaggggGAAAATAGGCAAGGTCTTTTCCCCCAGAGTAGGAGCAACCTTTCCCCACAGAGAgtggtgtgtatggaatgagctaccacgggagatgggtacaattacaacatttcaaagacatgtgacaggtacgtggatgggaaaggtttagagggatatgggacaaacactGGTCCATcgacaaccaggtttcctaaactgaactagtcccatttgcaagttgggctgaagagcctgtttgttGTATATCTGTCTGATACCAGAGTCAGCCTATAGGgcgttgatctgatccattggttgggaGATTGCTTCGTGTTGTCCTGCACGCTGCTTCCACTGAGGCATGCAGACAGTGCTCACACCAGAAGAATTGCTAGATTTGTAAATCTCACATTGAGCACAGTGCTAATGTCACACAGCAATGGGCCGTGTGAAGGGACTGTGGATGGAcacttgaaccaaagctgtaatgggcAGATGTATCTGTGGCAGGGAGATTGGGGAGGATGAGGCCAGGTCGCTTTCTCCCTCAACATGTCACAGACAGTCCAGCAGATATGTCCAATAggactcagtaagagttttaacaacaccagcttaaaagttcaggtttatttggtagcaaatgccatcagctttcagagcgctgctccttcgtcagatggagtggaaacatgctctcaaacagggcacagacacaaaatcaagttacagaatactgattagaatgcgaatccctacagccagccaggtcttaaagatacagacagacaatgtgagtggagagagcattaagcacaggttaaaaagagatgtgtatcatctccagacaggacagcctgcaagtccaggaggcaagctgtgggggttactgataatgtgacgtaaatccaacatcctggttttggccgtcctcatgtgtgcggaacttgggtatcagtttctgctcagccactctgcgctgtcgtgtgtcatgaaggccaccttggagaacgcttacccgaagatcagaggccgaatgcccgtgactgctgaagtgctcccccacaggaagagaacagtcttgcctggtgattgttgagtggtgttcattcaaccgttgtcgtagtgtctgcatggtttccccaatgtaccatgcctcgggacatcctttcctgcagcgtatagggtagacaacgttggctgagttgtaagagtaggtaccgtgtacctggtagatggtgttctcacgtgagatgatggcatctgtgtcgatgatccggcacgtctaagtggagaggatctccaagaagattgcgcatatcgacaGACATctagtttctacaaacatgcaagaaagcagacaagataccgaaaggactacggatcaacaacccactcaggtcaacctataacacagactacgctgagagacttggcagtcgcacctctctcaccctcctcaaacacctcaaacaccagctctacagcaaacgccacagcctggaaaccaagatagagtccatattgtcaacttgcgctcaggacgcaaacCAGCTGCGGaacactgccaagcagacgagacaaaggaactacaccatctacatgcacaccgagaacaggaaacttgagaaactcggcatcaccaccagcagcaaccaagcctcccccggtaccacagtagaaaacagtaccactgcagggaagtctatagtctgacaagttgacaactcacttcagccagatgaaatcgaagttctcagccgagggctcaacttttgccccactatcaAAATAGACCCCAGTCTCACTGCGGACactgaggaattcatcaggcgaatgaggctgcaggagttcttccacaaaccccaagaggccaacagcaaacacaatgagacagccaatgaactggaacagcagacagagagatccgcagtgcaatcaaagaggaaagagtcaaattggactcctccggaaggccgctgccctcgacttgacatgcatgtccaagccatcaggaggtgcatcaacaccaaattcatcagccgcactcacaagacagcaccgaacatcacccaagcacaacgcaacgccatccacgctctcaagaccgaCCGCAACATCAAACCAgcggacaaaggaggggccatcgtcatactgaacagaaaggATGACTGCAAaggagtgtaccgacaactgaacaacgaggaacactacagacagttacccacagatccgaccaaagaacacacctgtcaactcaacactctgatcaaaacctttgagccGGACCTTcgaagcaccctccgtgctctcgacacgttggagatctctactgcctcccaaagatacacaaggcaaacacacccggccgtcccatagtttcaggcaatggaaccctgtgcgagaacctctccggctatgtcgaaggcatcttgaaacccattcatacaaagaacccccagcttttgttgcaacACTACGGACTTGGATGTGCGTTGTTTGTgtaggagcagttgaaccaggagcactcctcgtcacaatggatgtctcggcactctacaccatcatcccccacgatgatggcattgctgcaactgcctcagtactcaatgctgtcaactgccagtttccagatgcaattttacaactcatccgcttcatcctggaccacaagatcttcaccttcaacaaccagttcttcatccagacacacggaacagccatggggaccaaattcgcacctcaatatgccaacatcttcatgcacaggttcaaacaagacttcaccgcacaggaccttcaaccgatgctatacactaaatacatggacgacattttcttcctttggagtcatggtgagcaatcactgaaacaactatatgacgacatcaacaagctccatcccaccatcagactcaccatggactactctccggaatctgttgcattcttggacacacgcatctccattaaggagagtcacctcagcacctcactgtaccgcaagcccacggataacctcacgatgctccacttctccagcttccaccctaaacacgttaaagaagccatccccgacagacaagccctccgaatacacaggatctgctcggatgaggaggatcgcaacagacacctccagatgctgaaagatgccctcataagaacaggatatggcgctcgactcctcAATCGACAGTTGCGACACgccagtgaaaaaccacaccgacctcctcagaagacaaacacgggacatggtggacagagtacccttcatcgtccagtacttccccggaatggagaagctacggcatctcctccggagccttcaacatgtcattgatgaagacgaacatctcgccgagGCCGTCCCCACACctttccttcaaacaaccgcacaacctcaaacagaccattgtccacagcaaactacccatccTGCAGgctaacagtgaccacaacaccacacaaccctgccaccacacaaccctgccacagcaacctctgcaaaacatgccagatcatcgacacagatgccatcatctcacatgagaacaccatctaccaggcacacagtacctactcttgcaacttagccaccgttgtctacctgatacgctgcaggaaaggatgtcctgaggcatggtatattgggaaaaccatgcagacgctgcgacaacagatgaatgaacaccactcaacaatcaccaggcaagactgttctcttcctgtgggggagcacttcagcagtcatgggcatccaGCCtcagatcttcaggtaagcgttctccaaggcagccttcacgacacacgacagtgcagagtcactgagcagaaactgatagccaagttctgcacacatgaggacagcctaaaccgggatgttggatttatgtcacattatcagtaacccccacagcttgcctcctggacttgcaggctgtcctgtctggagacaatactcatgtctttaacctgtgcttaatgctccctccacccacattgtctgtatctttaagacctggctggttgtagggattcacattctaatcagtattctgtaacttaattttgtgtctctgtgcactgtttgagagcacatttccactccatctaacgaaggagcagcactccaaaagcttatagaacagtacagcacagaacaggcccttcggcccacgatgttgtgccaagcattatctgaaaccaagatcaagctatcccactccccatcatcctggtgtgctccatgtgcctatccaataaccgcttaaatgttcctaaaagtgtctgactccactatcactgcaggcagtccattccacaccccaaccactgtgtaaagaacctacctctgatatccttcctatatctcccaccatgaaccctatagttatgcccccttgtaatagctccatccaccgaggaaatagtctttgaacgttcactctatctatccccttcatcattttataaaccactattaagtctcccctcagcctcctccactccagagagaacagcccgagccccctcaacctttcctcataagacctactctccaaaccaagcagcatcctggtaaatctcctctgcactctatcCAGCATttgcacatccttcttgtagtgaggtgaccagaactgcacacaatatcccaaatgtggtctcaccaaggtcctgtacagttgcagcataaccccacagctctgaaactccaaccccctgttaataaaagctaacacactataggccttcttcacagctctatccacccgagtggcaacctttcgagatctgtggatatcgaccccaagatctctgttcctccacagtcttcagaaccctacctttgaccctgtattccacatttaaattagtcctaccaaaatgaatcaactcacatttatcagggttaaactccatttgccatttttcagcccagctttgcatcctatctatgtctctttgcagcctacaacagccctccacctcatccactctgccaccaatcttggtgtcatcagcaaatttactgatccacccttcagccccctcctccaagtcattaaaaatcacaaagagcagaggtatttgctaccaaataaacctgttggactttaagctggtgttgttaaactcttattgtgttcaccccagtccaatgccggcagctACACaataggactcagccagcttgaCCAGTAGAACATTCTCCCAGgtcaattcctcatctctgttcactCAGTGAAAGTTATGCAGAGTTAGGCAGCCAGGGAAGACAGCTGCTTTAGTGAACTGACCCTCTCCAGGGGGTAAACATCACCATGGGAGAGAAGGAGGCAGCCCCAGGAAACAGCCACAgcagccaggctcagctccacaaGGACATCCCCAGACctgatcacaccccctcccccacactgggctctgaaacagacagaaaaccagcagcagccccatcaaatccagagagtcagtgtttctctctcaaccGTCAGTAAACCAATcattcagcaggcccagttcTGTGCTGGGACTGGCTCACCCCAGCCATTAGTTCAATGAAGCCATCGAACTAACATGGAGGATGCATTGACCAATCAGCTCCCAGACACTGGAAACAAGCACAGTTCTTTATTGATCATTTGATGACTGGTTGAACAGAGTTTGTTTGTGTTTCCTGTACAGGAACAAGGTGATcaatgaagcagagatcagagagacagcTGTCACAGTCAGGGTCACAATCAGGACCACCTCAGACTCCACACCTACAAAGCAATGAGAAACCAATGGTTACTGAAGctaacactgagggggaaatggaaaccagcagtcagccaactcaccccctggagacctctcctgtatccttccctcagcctcattcagggaggctgttgccaggttggtcccatcagtatccagaatgagcaggggtccaagtgaggcctcagcctcccacttcaatccagcttcactctctgcaatatcaaccattccagttagagaggggaaagggggaagctCCCACATCTAGAGGATCAATGTCCTACCAGCTTCAGCTAcaagatctctccttcctctggaTCCAAATCCCAAATCCCTTGTGGCCCCACAGTTCCCCACATGGCAACAGGCACAAATGTCAAAGCTCGATTCCTCCAATGGGGTCCAGCTAAACAAGAGAAATCAGTCAACCAGGTTGTGCATCACTtctccacacaaacacatccctgagggagagagggggaacttaCACATTCTGCATCTTCTGCAAAGTACAAGCTTTGTTCCTGGAATATCTGATCCACTGGAACAACTTTCAGGTGACAGGTGATAAAAATCTGAGGGACACATTCAACACAAGTGGTTATTTAGTGACTCCCTCCCAACATGGAGACCCCAATGATCAGCTTCCTCTTACCAAGGAACGCTCATCTCCAAAGAAACGGAAGGCATCCAGGTCAAAGCGGAGCTTGTCCGGCTCCTGCTCGTCTCCTGGCAACACAAAGGTTGAAAAGGAGTCCTCAGCTTTGCTGTCCAGGAGGCAGctgaagaaagatggaaaaaaggacatgaagtgaatccagagaagcCATTGAGATGGGAGCAGCTGGAGAAAGCAGAGAGCTCCTTACCCATTGTAGTCAATGATGCTGTATCTCGGGCTGGAGTCCTTGTCTGGCCTCAATGTAGCTACACAGCGGTCAATGTAGAGCTTCAGGGCCATGTGGTTGCTCATTGAAACAGAGGCCTCAATGTGAATGAGCTCACCCAGGTAGTAGACAGTCGAAGTGCGCTCTGTAAGCCAGTCACCTGAAGGACGAGAGGACAAGGGTTGGAGACAGTGGGTGTAACTCCCAGTGAATGAGGACAGGAaatcactccccatccacccatcaCATACCATTCATTAGGCGCAGTGAGAATGACAGATGCCCTTCTCCAGACCTGGTGGAGCTGAATGGGATCCAGGTGGGCTTGATGGGGTTACTGCTCACATTGCCCTTCCTGGAAAGAGTGCAGGCATTTTAGGACAAGGTCAGAGGTCACTAGCAGCTGGAGATCTTATTGACAATCGAGTAAAGATTCTCACCTAAAATAATGACACTCAATGGGAACGATCGCTCCATTGGTTCTCACAATAACAGTTCCATGATACTCTGGGCTGTGGCTCAGGTGGGTGCTGTAGATCAGGAAATCTCcagtcatctgaaagacagcagctcaaggaatgaagaactgatctgaaatgagaatgttctacactggggttaacaatgaactcatcccattaaaacaattcttcagggggattgacagggtcagtgtgaAGAGGCTGCTTCCCCCAAGCTGGAGATTCTGTAAGCGGGGAGGTCATCTCAGGGCAGGGGGTCAGTCATTTAGGATTTatgtgatgaggaatttcttcattcagcagctgatgaatctttggaattctctccagcccCAGAGAGCTGGGAAATGGTCACTCACTGAGGATATTCAGGACAGAGGGATATATTTCTGGCCATTGAGGGAATCATGTTGTGAGGACAGGAACATGGAGGCTGTGGGAAGCTCAGTCCTGATCATAATGACTGGGGAACAGGCAGAAGGGCCTCATCTGGTTAGCAGTGTTGCTATGCAACCTCAGCCCTTGCTGCAAGGAGAGATCATTAGCACAAGACCAGAATCAATTAACAGGGAAGTGATTCAATAAAAGCTTCAGTTAACAGGAAAAGGAGCCACAAGTTGTCAGTAATTTGGAGCCGGGAAACAGTTTGTAATCAGGGCCCCATTTATTCCAATGACTGGGAAAGTGGGAAGTGTGGAGTCCCTCTTTAGTCCAATCCATCTCAATTCCCATTACATTCAGACTCATCCCAAAATTGGATTAAACAGGACTGAAACCCAACCCTCAGTGGAGTTGAtctgaatgaggggaaatcaaacTGAAAATCCTCAAAACAAGAGGAAAAGCTTGGAGGAAGCAAAGAGAAGCTTCCAGAACAATGGGGTTGGAGACTCAGACCAGTGAAAGTGAAGTACAATCCTGAATAGAAAGCTAGTTTGGGGTTTATAAAGCAGGAGACAGCTATCTCCTCAATATCAATGACATCTCACCCAGTGTTGGAGTGAAGAGTGGGGAACAACCTACAGGCCCAGCTCAGAGGCAGAGTTTGAGGAttcacattacctgcaatctgctGCCACACTCATGGAGTCCATAGTCAAAGAGGACAGTGTGGTTCTGAGAGTAGATCCTGGTTGGCCGACAACCTGCTGTCCCCAGGGTCAGATCAGCAGCTTTAACCAGGTGCCTGGTTCCAAATAAATCCAGCTGGACCCTGAGCAGCAGCTTGTCCTCtccacactgcaccctcacactctgcactggaGACACACCTTGACCCTCAGAAATGGGAATCAAAGGGAGGcccaggaggagggaatgtctgagGCCTAGGGGTGGCTTTGACTATTATCCATGGAAACCTGTGGCCTGGAAACTGTTGCCAAGTATCAGAGCAACAAACAGCTCCAACTAACACCAGCACTGGGAAGAAACTCCTCACTCCAAAATCCCCCATCATCCCAAACAACTGAACCATCCCTTCAGGCACCAAGCGACAccttttatacacacagcccacactCAGCTGACAGCAATTATTCCAGAATCAATAACAACAATTGAACCAATTACCCAGCccccagaaccccccccccccccccccccccgcctccctctttCAGgcatttcttttttttgtttcgataccaatcaagtagcattttcggcaccaatcaagtaaacgaactcaaattaacttagggataaagtaaaaggggcggctccccaaaaggaaggggggaacagcccaaaccaaagtcaaagtcgaaaggaaacttaaaacgtcaaaccaaaaggtgattattgggatcgataatacaccccagcccctgcggcgcccagcggtcgcggaaggcgtcaaccgcgcccgtggacaccgcatgctccctctccagagacacctggccgcgaatgtagccgcggtagaggggcagacagtcgggatggacggccccgtcgatcgcccgctgcctggacctattgatggcgcgtctcgccaggcccaggagcaggttcacgaggaggtcggcatcccgacccgcccctctccgcaccaggtgcccgtcgatcaggagtgtgggactgaagtgcaaacaaaacatcagtaaaaggtgtttgaggaaaccaaaaagggtgtgcagcctaaaacacagaacgtagacatggtccacggactccacgaggccacagaaagggcagtcttgggagcccgtgaaccagtgaatcctacggttgtgcggaactgctgcatgcatcaccctccaccccaggtccccgacgtaattgggggagatccctctgtagagggacctccactggggacctccgccgcccggcggcaacaagtcccaccaaggtgtatccgggcgaaaGGCGAGgatgcggtagtggaaggtgtgcagcaacagcccgtacaggaaacacctccgcgcggtagaaaaaggcacggaggacatttccgtgacgcggctcatgctgtggggcacctgacccgggaggGGCGGcataggctttgggccaatgtggaattccgtccgagcaggggaacgctcaggTGGGATCCCACCGCACATCTGCGCCACCTCGAGACCACGTGTGCACTCGGGGCTGAGAACAACCGTCTTAAGgtgttggatggctttggccgcgcgccggacgtacacctccgcgcgctcagccagcacacgggggctcatccagcccgctcctccgccatccagcacgtccccaatcctggtcaccccggcgtccacagcccccctctccgccagccacctgaagttatccGGCTgcaggagcggattcctgagcagcggctctcgcatgaGAGGCGCTACTCTGAcgagggagagctgcgtcgcgaggcgaccgtgttccaaaCAGTGAGCCTCTTTTAGGGCCAaacaaataaaccaactcaaattaactcagggataatgtaaaaggggcagctccccaaaaggagggggaacagcccgaacaaaatcaaaatacaaaggaaacttaaaacatcaaatcataatgtgattactCGGATCGATAAAGCACCCCAACTCCTGCGGTGACCAATGGGCGCGGAAGgtgtcaactgcgcccgtggacacctggccgtgaacatagccgcggtagaggggcagacagtcaggatggacggccccctcgatcgcccgctgcctggacctgtaaatggcgcatttcgccaggcccaggagcaggttcacgaggaggtcgccaccctgacccgcccctctccgcaccaggtgcccggagaccaggagcgtgggactgaagtgcaaacaaaacatcaataaaaggttcttcaggaaaacaaaatggaagtgcaacctgagacacaaaatgtcgacatggtccatggactgcacaaggccacagaaggggcagtctttggagcccgtgaaccagtgaatcctacggttgtgcggaactgctgcatgcatcaccctccactccAGGTCCCCcatgtaattgggggagatccctccgtagagggacctgtaCTGGGGACCTccaccgcccggcggcaacaaggccgccaaggtgtatccgggcgacaggtgaGGATGcgatagtggaaggtgtgcagcagcagcccgtacaggaaacgcctcggtGACgtggaaaaaggcacggaggataTTTCCGTGACGCGGCtcatgctgtggggcacctgacccgggaggGGGGGCATAGGCTTTGGGACggtgtggaa
This region of Mustelus asterias chromosome 19, sMusAst1.hap1.1, whole genome shotgun sequence genomic DNA includes:
- the LOC144507653 gene encoding zona pellucida sperm-binding protein 3-like, whose amino-acid sequence is MLREFSITIRVLFTVWEVQKIYYPIIAALGVPFMCALPDNQQLWIWGAVETVHYILTPFVPFLLILLLNALTVRHILVSSGARRRLRLHSSGKNPSDPEIEKRRKSIILLFVISGNFILLWVMFLSVRVQCGEDKLLLRVQLDLFGTRHLVKAADLTLGTAGCRPTRIYSQNHTVLFDYGLHECGSRLQMTGDFLIYSTHLSHSPEYHGTVIVRTNGAIVPIECHYFRKGNVSSNPIKPTWIPFSSTRSGEGHLSFSLRLMNGDWLTERTSTVYYLGELIHIEASVSMSNHMALKLYIDRCVATLRPDKDSSPRYSIIDYNGCLLDSKAEDSFSTFVLPGDEQEPDKLRFDLDAFRFFGDERSLIFITCHLKVVPVDQIFQEQSLYFAEDAECLDPIGGIEL